In Arvicola amphibius chromosome 1, mArvAmp1.2, whole genome shotgun sequence, one DNA window encodes the following:
- the LOC119824192 gene encoding 40S ribosomal protein S8-like, with amino-acid sequence MGISRDNLHKRRKTGGKRKPYYKKQKYELGRPAANTKTGPRRIHTVRVRGGNKKYRALRLDVGNFSWGSECCTRKTRIIDVVYNASNNELVRTKTLVKNCIVLIDSTPYRQWYESHYALPLGRKKGAKLTPEEEEILNKKRSKKIQKKYDERKKNAKISSLLEEQFQQGKLLACIASRPGQCGRADGYVLEGKELEFYLRKIKARKGK; translated from the coding sequence ATGGGCATCTCTCGGGACAACTTGCACAAGCGCCGCAAGACCGGGGGTAAGCGAAAGCCCTACTACAAGAAGCAGAAGTATGAGCTGGGACGGCCTGCGGCTAACACTAAGACTGGCCCTCGTCGCATCCACACGGTCCGTGTGCGAGGAGGCAATAAGAAGTACCGTGCCCTAAGATTGGATGTGGGGAACTTTTCCTGGGGTTCCGAGTGTTGTACTCGCAAAACAAGGATCATTGATGTTGTCTACAATGCATCTAATAACGAGCTGGTCCGCACCAAGACTCTGGTCAAGAACTGCATTGTGCTTATTGACAGCACACCGTACCGACAGTGGTACGAGTCCCACTATGCACTGCCCCTGGGCCGCAAGAAGGGGGCCAAGCTGACTCCTGAGGAGgaagaaatattaaacaaaaaacgttcaaagaaaattcagaagaaatacgatgaaaggaaaaagaacgcCAAGATCAGcagtcttctggaggagcagttCCAGCAGGGCAAGCTTCTGGCCTGTATCGCCTCAAGACCAGGCCAGTGCGGCAGAGCAGATGGCTATGTGCTAGAAGGCAAGGAGCTGGAGTTCTATCTGAGGAAGATCAAAGCCCGGAAAGGCAAATAA